The following proteins come from a genomic window of Halomarina ordinaria:
- a CDS encoding YbaK/EbsC family protein, translating into MHQRAQEFSARARDEYDFDPSVTEFPEGTRTAADAAAAVGCDVAHIASSIALRAADDLVVCVTSGANRVDMTKVAGVHGVAPDAVEMADPTAVRETLGWSIGGVPPFCHDRAVPVYLDETLTEYETVWAAAGTPEAVFPIDPDRLRELAGATVVDLREE; encoded by the coding sequence ATGCATCAACGCGCCCAGGAGTTCAGCGCGCGAGCGCGCGACGAGTACGACTTCGACCCGTCGGTCACGGAGTTCCCGGAGGGGACGCGGACGGCCGCCGACGCGGCGGCAGCCGTCGGCTGTGACGTCGCCCACATCGCCAGTTCCATCGCGCTCCGGGCGGCCGACGACCTCGTCGTCTGTGTCACCAGCGGCGCCAACCGGGTCGATATGACGAAGGTCGCCGGGGTCCACGGGGTGGCGCCCGACGCCGTCGAGATGGCCGACCCGACCGCCGTCCGCGAGACGCTCGGGTGGTCCATCGGCGGCGTCCCGCCGTTCTGTCACGACCGGGCGGTCCCGGTCTACCTGGACGAGACGCTCACGGAGTACGAGACGGTGTGGGCCGCGGCCGGTACCCCCGAGGCGGTGTTCCCTATCGACCCCGACCGCCTGCGCGAGCTAGCGGGTGCGACGGTCGTCGACCTGCGCGAGGAGTGA
- the dpsA gene encoding DNA starvation/stationary phase protection protein DpsA, producing the protein MSTQKEAVRQLADEVEENSLRIDKDRSEQIIDALNTDLANAYVLYHQLKKHHWNVEGAEFRDLHLFLEEAYERVELGADVIAERAQALGGVPVAGPANQEERATVEFEGEDVYDVRTSLQNDLEMYGDIIEAMRDHIELASNLGDYTTEEHLREILAQVEEDAHHIEHYLEDDTLVLEEATH; encoded by the coding sequence ATGAGCACCCAGAAAGAAGCGGTTCGACAGCTTGCCGACGAGGTCGAGGAGAACTCCCTTCGCATCGACAAGGACCGGTCCGAACAGATAATCGACGCGCTGAACACGGACCTGGCGAACGCCTACGTCCTCTACCACCAGCTGAAGAAGCACCACTGGAACGTGGAGGGTGCGGAGTTCCGCGACCTGCACCTGTTCCTCGAGGAGGCCTACGAACGGGTCGAACTCGGTGCCGACGTCATCGCGGAGCGCGCCCAGGCGCTCGGTGGCGTCCCCGTCGCCGGCCCGGCCAACCAGGAGGAGCGTGCCACCGTCGAGTTCGAGGGCGAGGACGTCTACGACGTCCGGACGTCGCTCCAGAACGACCTCGAGATGTACGGCGACATCATCGAGGCGATGCGCGACCACATCGAACTCGCCTCCAACCTCGGTGACTACACGACCGAAGAGCACCTCCGCGAGATCCTGGCGCAGGTCGAGGAGGACGCCCACCACATCGAACACTACCTCGAGGACGACACGCTGGTGCTCGAAGAAGCGACCCACTGA
- a CDS encoding DUF7504 family protein encodes MTAEFGAGAFAQALAGLKRRGSSLLVVGATCGRSHLSACRRLLGEDDEGPRRRVVVLTDGVANLDDRVPETGQGDDTLTVFDRRPATRSAAAATVPSEGLPTTLGALERDVVDAIETFDRAAEGLAPAELRVCVDSLRPLVEGYDEADVESFVEGITAATVEHGGMCHVHLPVGRDSETVERLEPYFAATIELRELHVPRTLADDSPHVTTEQRWHLHDEELSTDWLPL; translated from the coding sequence ATGACTGCAGAATTCGGGGCAGGTGCGTTCGCACAGGCGCTCGCCGGGTTGAAGCGCCGCGGAAGCAGCCTGCTCGTCGTCGGCGCGACCTGCGGCCGGTCCCACCTCTCGGCGTGCCGACGACTCCTGGGGGAGGACGACGAGGGACCGCGTCGGCGCGTCGTCGTCCTGACCGACGGTGTCGCGAACCTCGACGACCGGGTTCCCGAGACGGGTCAGGGCGACGACACGCTCACCGTGTTCGACCGACGACCGGCGACCCGGAGCGCGGCCGCGGCGACGGTTCCCTCCGAGGGACTCCCGACGACGCTGGGCGCACTCGAACGCGACGTCGTCGACGCTATCGAGACGTTCGACCGGGCCGCGGAGGGACTCGCCCCGGCCGAACTGCGCGTCTGCGTCGACTCGCTGCGACCGCTGGTCGAGGGGTACGACGAGGCGGACGTGGAGTCGTTCGTCGAGGGCATCACCGCCGCGACCGTCGAGCACGGCGGGATGTGTCACGTCCACCTCCCGGTCGGACGCGACAGCGAGACCGTCGAGCGCCTCGAGCCGTACTTCGCCGCGACCATCGAGCTACGCGAACTCCACGTCCCGCGGACGCTGGCGGACGACTCGCCGCACGTCACGACCGAACAGCGCTGGCACCTCCACGACGAGGAACTCAGCACCGACTGGCTCCCGCTCTAG
- a CDS encoding DUF7547 family protein — protein sequence MSNRPRDDDLEARVDDLAATLDALRDELADLDEREGLGGRERRPRRRTPPRPGEFLRFTEEYTIPTLVSFLEANIRALELLQGLLRIAGGRDLPRGDADRERVTRAGQRALDGVDAVLSDLGDALEGQPTDEDARDLLGEARTLRRDIDDALRGRSRPTRQVDDVRDDPSRRDAGTDADDADGPISIAVEDRREDENEAERTGADRDAGDATDAPPGVDVDAELDAIRHEVRGDEEGDESSSPDEEEE from the coding sequence ATGAGCAATCGGCCCCGCGACGACGACCTCGAAGCGCGCGTCGACGACCTCGCGGCGACGCTCGACGCCCTCCGCGACGAACTGGCGGACCTCGACGAGCGAGAGGGCCTCGGCGGGCGGGAGAGACGGCCGCGCCGTCGAACGCCGCCGCGTCCCGGGGAGTTCCTCCGGTTCACCGAGGAGTACACCATCCCGACGCTCGTCTCGTTCCTCGAGGCGAACATCCGCGCGCTGGAACTGCTCCAGGGACTGCTCCGCATCGCGGGCGGGCGGGACCTCCCCCGGGGCGACGCCGACCGCGAACGGGTCACCCGCGCCGGCCAGCGCGCGCTCGACGGGGTCGACGCCGTCCTCTCGGACCTCGGCGACGCGCTGGAGGGCCAGCCGACCGACGAGGACGCCCGTGACCTGCTCGGAGAGGCGCGCACGCTCCGCCGCGACATCGACGACGCGCTCCGGGGACGGTCGCGACCGACCCGACAGGTCGACGACGTGAGGGACGACCCGTCGCGGCGCGACGCGGGGACGGACGCCGACGACGCCGACGGCCCCATCTCCATCGCCGTCGAGGACCGCCGCGAGGACGAGAACGAGGCGGAACGAACTGGGGCGGACCGCGACGCGGGCGACGCGACGGACGCCCCGCCCGGGGTGGACGTGGACGCGGAACTCGACGCGATTCGTCACGAAGTGCGTGGCGACGAGGAGGGGGACGAGTCGTCGTCGCCCGACGAGGAGGAGGAGTAG
- a CDS encoding Zn-ribbon domain-containing OB-fold protein, with protein sequence MTMEATRYADGSISYPGHPVGPDGSEPVETVDLSEYTATVVTWTTSMSAPPGVREPNHLAIVEFDVDGEPVRALGQLTEASVDIGDEVRPVYADDLRDPNAGIREPESQTWDGYRFEPVE encoded by the coding sequence GTGACGATGGAGGCGACCCGGTACGCCGACGGCAGCATCAGCTACCCCGGTCACCCGGTCGGCCCCGACGGGAGCGAACCGGTCGAGACGGTCGACCTGAGCGAGTACACCGCGACGGTCGTCACCTGGACGACCAGTATGTCGGCACCCCCGGGCGTGCGCGAACCGAACCACCTCGCCATCGTCGAGTTCGACGTCGACGGCGAACCCGTCCGCGCCCTCGGCCAGCTCACGGAGGCGAGCGTCGACATCGGCGACGAGGTCCGACCGGTGTACGCCGACGACCTGCGCGACCCGAACGCGGGCATCCGCGAACCCGAGAGTCAGACCTGGGACGGCTACCGGTTCGAACCGGTCGAGTAG
- a CDS encoding thiolase C-terminal domain-containing protein: MTDVAIVGASMTQFGQRDGWVSDLLAEAGQACLEDANVAPHEIDHLYVSNMASGEFEGQTGVPNMLAHDLGAIPAYTQRVDQTSSSGGAGIYAAWQSVASGASDMTLLVGGEKMTHCTTKEATDVIASITHPVEYKHGVTLPSFAGLTARLYLDTYDAPRDSLARVAVKNHKNGVDNPHAQFRKEVDLDTVLESPIVADPLRLYDFCPITDGSAALLFCPVEVAEEYADDYVRIAGVGGATDTHVVHERADPTTMGGVVDSGEIAYEMSGYGPEDIDVAELHDMFTILEFLQSEDLGFFEKGHAWEAVEEGVTERDGDLPINTSGGLKSKGHPLGASGVAQGYEIYTQLVGEAGPRQVDAEVGLCCNVGGFGNCVITTIMEAGQ, encoded by the coding sequence ATGACGGACGTCGCCATCGTCGGTGCGTCGATGACCCAGTTCGGCCAGCGCGACGGCTGGGTGTCCGACCTGCTCGCCGAGGCCGGCCAGGCGTGTCTGGAGGACGCGAACGTCGCCCCACACGAGATAGACCACCTGTACGTCTCGAACATGGCGAGCGGCGAGTTCGAGGGACAGACGGGCGTGCCGAACATGCTGGCGCACGACCTCGGCGCGATTCCGGCGTACACCCAGCGCGTGGACCAGACGTCCTCCTCCGGTGGCGCGGGCATCTACGCGGCGTGGCAGTCGGTCGCCAGCGGCGCGAGCGACATGACGCTGCTCGTCGGCGGCGAGAAGATGACCCACTGTACGACGAAGGAGGCGACGGACGTCATCGCGTCCATCACCCACCCCGTCGAGTACAAACACGGCGTCACGCTGCCGAGTTTCGCCGGCCTGACGGCCCGGCTCTACCTCGACACCTACGACGCGCCGCGCGACAGCCTCGCGCGCGTGGCGGTGAAGAACCACAAGAACGGCGTCGACAACCCCCACGCGCAGTTCCGGAAGGAGGTCGACCTCGACACCGTCCTCGAGTCGCCCATCGTCGCCGACCCGCTCCGGCTGTACGACTTCTGTCCCATCACCGACGGGAGCGCGGCGCTGCTGTTCTGTCCCGTCGAGGTGGCCGAGGAGTACGCCGACGACTACGTCCGCATCGCGGGCGTCGGCGGCGCGACGGACACCCACGTCGTCCACGAGCGTGCCGACCCGACGACCATGGGCGGCGTCGTCGACAGCGGCGAGATCGCCTACGAGATGTCGGGCTACGGTCCCGAGGACATCGACGTGGCCGAACTCCACGACATGTTCACCATCCTCGAGTTCCTCCAGAGCGAGGACCTCGGCTTCTTCGAGAAGGGCCACGCCTGGGAGGCCGTCGAGGAGGGCGTCACCGAACGCGACGGCGACCTGCCCATCAACACCTCCGGCGGCCTGAAGTCCAAGGGCCACCCGCTGGGCGCGAGCGGCGTCGCACAGGGCTACGAGATATACACGCAACTCGTCGGCGAGGCCGGCCCGCGGCAGGTCGACGCGGAGGTCGGTCTCTGCTGTAACGTCGGCGGGTTCGGCAACTGCGTCATCACCACCATCATGGAGGCGGGACAGTGA
- a CDS encoding acyl-CoA carboxylase subunit beta translates to MSEELHRTAEESPVEELRRRRERAHLGGGEARIERQHEKGKLTACERVDYFLDDGTFRELDTFVEHQSTNFDMAEKRFPGDAVVTGRGEVDGRPVFVFAHDFTVLGGSVGEAVADKVCKAMDMAVDAGVPVVGLNDSAGARIQEGVDSLVGFARIFRRNTKASGLVPQISGIMGPCAGGATYSPALTDFTVMVEDTSHMMITGPNVIETVTGEQISKDELGGATTHASTSGVAHMTAPSEEAALDDIRHLLSYLPANHLEDPPRYDTGDDPARSCEALSAIVPEEPRKPYDVVDVVDELVDRETFFEVHGGYARNLVVGFARLDGRPVGIVANQPRANAGTLDIDSSQKGARFVRFCDAFNLPVVTLVDVPGFMPGTDQEHNGIIRHGAKLIYAYAEATVPLATVITRKAYGGAYIVMGSKELGADVNYAWPGAEMAVLGPRGAVNILYRDELREAEDTDARRETLMDEYRAEFANPYKPAQRGYIDDVIEPQETRERLVEDLALLERKRADGPPKDHGNIPL, encoded by the coding sequence ATGAGCGAGGAACTCCATCGCACGGCGGAGGAATCCCCCGTCGAGGAGCTCCGTAGACGGCGCGAGCGTGCCCACCTCGGCGGCGGGGAGGCGCGCATCGAGCGCCAGCACGAGAAGGGGAAACTGACCGCCTGCGAGCGCGTCGACTACTTCCTCGACGACGGCACGTTCCGCGAACTCGACACCTTCGTCGAGCATCAGTCGACGAACTTCGACATGGCAGAGAAGCGCTTCCCGGGCGACGCCGTCGTCACCGGACGCGGCGAGGTGGACGGCCGTCCGGTGTTCGTCTTCGCCCACGACTTCACGGTCCTCGGGGGGTCCGTGGGCGAGGCCGTCGCCGACAAGGTGTGCAAGGCGATGGACATGGCCGTCGACGCGGGCGTTCCCGTCGTCGGCCTGAACGACTCGGCGGGCGCGCGCATCCAGGAGGGCGTCGACTCGCTCGTCGGCTTCGCCCGCATCTTCCGACGCAACACGAAGGCGTCCGGCCTCGTCCCGCAGATATCGGGTATCATGGGTCCGTGTGCGGGTGGGGCGACCTACTCCCCCGCGCTGACCGACTTCACCGTCATGGTGGAGGACACCAGCCACATGATGATTACGGGGCCGAACGTCATCGAGACGGTCACCGGCGAACAGATATCGAAGGACGAACTCGGCGGCGCCACCACCCACGCCTCGACGAGCGGCGTCGCCCACATGACCGCCCCTTCCGAGGAGGCGGCGCTCGACGACATCCGCCACCTCCTCTCGTACCTCCCGGCGAACCACCTGGAGGACCCGCCGCGCTACGACACCGGCGACGACCCGGCGCGCTCCTGCGAGGCGCTGTCGGCCATCGTCCCGGAGGAACCGCGGAAACCGTACGACGTCGTGGACGTGGTCGACGAACTCGTCGACCGCGAGACGTTCTTCGAGGTCCACGGCGGCTACGCCCGCAACCTCGTCGTCGGCTTCGCCCGCCTCGACGGCCGGCCGGTGGGCATCGTCGCCAACCAGCCCCGGGCGAACGCCGGCACCCTCGACATCGACTCGAGCCAGAAGGGTGCGCGCTTCGTGCGCTTCTGTGACGCCTTCAACCTCCCCGTCGTGACGCTCGTCGACGTGCCGGGGTTCATGCCCGGCACCGACCAGGAGCACAACGGCATCATCCGCCACGGGGCGAAGCTCATCTACGCCTACGCCGAGGCGACCGTCCCGCTGGCGACGGTCATCACCCGGAAGGCCTACGGCGGCGCCTACATCGTGATGGGGTCGAAGGAACTGGGCGCGGACGTGAACTACGCCTGGCCCGGCGCCGAGATGGCCGTCCTCGGCCCCCGTGGCGCCGTCAACATCCTCTACCGCGACGAACTGCGCGAGGCCGAGGACACCGACGCCCGCCGCGAGACCCTGATGGACGAGTACCGAGCGGAGTTCGCCAACCCGTACAAGCCCGCCCAGCGGGGCTACATCGACGACGTCATCGAGCCGCAGGAGACGCGCGAGCGGCTCGTCGAGGACCTCGCGCTCCTCGAACGCAAGCGCGCCGACGGCCCGCCGAAAGACCACGGCAACATCCCACTGTAA
- a CDS encoding beta-ketoacyl-ACP reductase has product MTLESQTCVVTGASRGIGKGIACELGERGANVVVNYRSSEAEAYDVVDDIEASGGSAIAVQADVSDLDAVASMYEDVSRAFGPADVLVNNAGLTIDKTFKNMTREDWERVMDVNLGGVFNCTKTFFGDLLEAPDGRLINISSVVGQQGNYGQANYATTKSGLFGFTRTIALEMARSGSTANCVAPGFVRTDMLDDVPERIQEKIIERIPLNRFAEVEDVSGIVRFLASPESSYMTGQILAINGGMEW; this is encoded by the coding sequence ATGACACTCGAATCACAGACGTGCGTCGTCACCGGCGCATCACGCGGTATCGGGAAGGGAATCGCCTGCGAACTGGGCGAGCGCGGCGCGAACGTCGTCGTCAACTACCGCTCCTCGGAGGCGGAGGCGTACGACGTCGTGGACGACATCGAAGCGAGCGGGGGGAGCGCCATCGCCGTCCAGGCCGACGTCTCGGACCTCGACGCCGTCGCGTCGATGTACGAGGACGTCTCGCGCGCGTTCGGGCCCGCCGACGTGCTCGTCAACAACGCCGGTCTGACCATCGACAAGACGTTCAAGAACATGACCCGCGAGGACTGGGAGCGGGTGATGGACGTGAACCTCGGGGGCGTCTTCAACTGCACGAAGACGTTCTTCGGCGACCTCCTGGAGGCACCCGACGGCCGACTCATCAACATCTCGAGCGTGGTGGGCCAGCAGGGCAACTACGGCCAGGCCAACTACGCCACCACGAAGTCCGGCCTCTTCGGCTTCACGCGGACCATCGCCCTGGAGATGGCGCGCTCGGGGTCGACGGCCAACTGCGTCGCCCCCGGCTTCGTCCGCACCGACATGCTCGACGACGTCCCCGAGCGCATCCAGGAGAAGATCATCGAGCGCATCCCCCTCAACCGCTTCGCGGAGGTCGAGGACGTCAGCGGCATCGTCCGCTTTCTCGCCAGTCCCGAGTCGAGCTACATGACCGGGCAAATCCTCGCCATCAACGGCGGCATGGAGTGGTGA
- a CDS encoding alpha-1 4-glucan-protein synthase, with product MTADTCVIVPTIREFECMRAYFENARAHGFDLDRLHVLFVTEDFCDVGAMRDLLAEEDVSGAVFDGSRREQWYAEHGIEAYSHLVPAASHAETSFGLLYLWANPEFEYGVFIDDDTLPHPDFDFFGRHFENLAFEGEATAVGSDERWVNVLWQNADDHGLYPRGYPYSAMDESVEVGTERVDRVVASQGLWTNVPDLDAVRILMDGDLRGQAQTRTTREDFEGDFVAREGDYLTVCSMNLAFRREVVPAFYQLPMDDNPWDVGRFDDIWSGVFLKRACDLLGTTVYNGYPLCEHNKAERSTFSDLNNEVPALELNEHVWHIVDDAGEGASTYAEAYEAMARALVDHENDYINGEFLTYVGEHMHEWVECLDALAEAEPAPAPASDD from the coding sequence ATGACCGCCGACACCTGCGTCATCGTCCCCACGATCCGGGAGTTCGAGTGCATGCGAGCGTACTTCGAGAACGCCCGCGCACACGGGTTCGACCTCGACCGACTCCACGTCCTGTTCGTCACGGAGGACTTCTGTGACGTCGGGGCGATGCGCGACCTGCTCGCCGAGGAGGACGTCTCGGGGGCGGTGTTCGACGGGAGTCGCCGCGAGCAGTGGTACGCCGAGCACGGTATCGAGGCGTACTCGCACCTCGTCCCCGCCGCCAGCCACGCCGAGACGAGCTTCGGACTGCTCTACCTGTGGGCGAACCCCGAGTTCGAGTACGGCGTCTTCATCGACGACGACACGCTCCCCCATCCCGACTTCGACTTCTTCGGGCGACACTTCGAGAACCTCGCCTTCGAGGGCGAGGCGACGGCCGTCGGGAGCGACGAGCGCTGGGTGAACGTCCTCTGGCAGAACGCCGACGACCACGGCCTCTACCCCCGGGGCTACCCCTACAGCGCGATGGACGAGTCCGTCGAGGTCGGCACCGAGCGCGTCGACCGCGTCGTCGCCTCCCAGGGGCTCTGGACGAACGTCCCGGACCTCGACGCCGTCCGCATCCTCATGGACGGCGACCTCAGGGGGCAGGCACAGACCCGGACCACGCGCGAGGACTTCGAGGGGGACTTCGTCGCCCGCGAGGGCGACTACCTCACCGTCTGCTCGATGAACCTCGCCTTCCGCCGCGAGGTCGTCCCCGCGTTCTACCAGCTGCCCATGGACGACAACCCCTGGGACGTGGGCCGGTTCGACGACATCTGGAGCGGCGTCTTCCTCAAGCGCGCCTGCGACCTCCTCGGGACGACCGTCTACAACGGCTACCCGCTCTGTGAGCACAACAAGGCGGAGCGCTCGACGTTCAGCGACCTGAACAACGAGGTCCCGGCGCTCGAACTCAACGAACACGTCTGGCACATCGTCGACGACGCGGGAGAGGGGGCGAGCACCTACGCCGAGGCGTACGAGGCGATGGCGCGGGCGCTCGTCGACCACGAGAACGACTACATCAACGGGGAGTTCCTCACCTACGTCGGCGAACACATGCACGAGTGGGTCGAGTGCCTCGACGCGCTCGCGGAGGCCGAACCGGCGCCCGCCCCCGCCTCGGACGACTGA
- a CDS encoding extracellular solute-binding protein produces the protein MSDANRPRRAFLQAAAVAGTAGLAGCMGLFSDDGENDTGNGTEGNDTAPDTGQIGSGREGRGTPGGTPMEEMPELSGTISVYSGRGEPLVGALFDYMEDLYSDLTIDARYDSSVALVNRIEQEGDNSAADVYYTVDAGGLGSLAEAERTVTLPDDVTELVRAEFRSPDDQWIGTSGRARSIPYNTEAFSESDIPTDIMAFPEQDRFDDVMGWAPSYGSFQSFVTAMRVLQGREETKAWLEGMLDSGIQEYSDEFAIAQAVADGELSAGFTNHYYIQRVLDGPNISRDDPPVATAFTENDAGAVFNVAGAAVVDTADDEEMAANFVRHLLSAEAQEYFITETFEYPMIPEAEPIGELPTVDELEPPELDLAELADLEPTIELLREVGITI, from the coding sequence ATGAGCGACGCAAACCGACCGCGCCGCGCGTTCCTCCAGGCGGCGGCGGTCGCTGGTACCGCAGGACTCGCGGGATGTATGGGGCTGTTCAGTGACGACGGCGAGAACGACACCGGCAACGGTACCGAAGGGAACGACACCGCCCCCGACACCGGGCAGATCGGCTCGGGTCGCGAGGGCCGCGGGACGCCCGGCGGGACACCGATGGAGGAGATGCCGGAGCTCTCGGGGACCATCTCGGTCTACTCCGGGCGCGGCGAACCCCTCGTCGGGGCGCTGTTCGACTACATGGAGGACCTCTACTCCGACCTCACCATCGACGCCCGCTACGACAGCTCCGTCGCGCTGGTCAACCGAATCGAACAGGAGGGCGACAACAGCGCGGCCGACGTCTACTACACCGTCGACGCCGGCGGCCTGGGGTCGCTCGCGGAGGCCGAACGGACCGTGACACTCCCCGACGACGTCACCGAACTGGTCAGAGCGGAGTTCCGCTCGCCGGACGACCAGTGGATCGGCACCTCCGGGCGCGCGCGCTCCATCCCGTACAACACCGAGGCGTTCTCCGAGTCCGACATCCCGACGGACATCATGGCCTTCCCCGAACAGGACCGGTTCGACGACGTGATGGGCTGGGCGCCCTCCTACGGGTCGTTCCAGTCGTTCGTCACCGCGATGCGCGTCCTCCAGGGACGCGAGGAGACGAAGGCGTGGCTCGAAGGGATGCTCGACTCGGGTATCCAGGAGTACAGCGACGAGTTCGCCATCGCCCAGGCCGTCGCCGACGGCGAACTCTCCGCGGGGTTCACGAACCACTACTACATCCAGCGCGTCCTCGACGGGCCGAACATCAGTCGCGACGACCCGCCCGTCGCCACGGCGTTCACCGAGAACGACGCGGGGGCGGTGTTCAACGTGGCCGGGGCGGCCGTCGTCGACACCGCGGACGACGAGGAGATGGCCGCGAACTTCGTCCGACACCTGCTCTCGGCCGAAGCACAGGAGTACTTCATCACCGAGACGTTCGAGTACCCGATGATTCCCGAGGCCGAACCAATCGGCGAACTCCCCACCGTCGACGAACTGGAACCGCCCGAGCTCGACCTGGCTGAACTCGCGGACCTCGAGCCGACGATCGAGCTGCTCAGGGAGGTCGGCATCACCATCTGA
- a CDS encoding ABC transporter permease: MATDTGTERGNGGLSVSVTLVAGAIAALVLTPALWLLFGAFEARGSLGLLLADTTVEVFVNSVLLAVGVTVASIAIAVPLAYLTVRTDLPGKRLFTVLLSMPLVVPSYIGAFAFVWLFGPGGWVSDVLGTVGLDSPSIYGLWGSVLVLTLYTYPYVFITTRAALKTMDTALVDAARTLRHTRWEAFKRVTFPQIRPAIAAGSLLVSLYALSDFGTPQIMRYDVFTRVIYSARAYDFDLALLLSLQLVVVTLFILAVEARVRGSGVRSEHPGRQPTPVRLGRWTLPAMAACLLVPLVALAVPLGVLSHWLTAGTASYSLTFQPRYGAASAVLSLGAAVVAALCALPLAYVGARRRGLLAAVIERASYVGYAVPGVVIGLAFVFFGARYIGEGYSSVAVAIPLLVFAYVVRFLPQAVGSTRTSFERISPTLGEAARTLGESPGGAFRRVTLPLVAPGLLGGAALVFLTTMKELPATLLLLPGSHTLVTYLWTAERAGYYGQAALPAFALLAVSACSLLVMLKLEGYDVE, from the coding sequence ATGGCGACCGACACGGGGACCGAGCGGGGGAACGGGGGGCTGTCGGTCAGCGTCACGCTCGTCGCGGGCGCCATCGCGGCACTCGTCCTCACGCCCGCCCTGTGGCTACTGTTCGGGGCGTTCGAGGCGCGCGGCAGCCTCGGCCTGCTCCTCGCCGACACCACCGTCGAGGTGTTCGTCAACAGCGTCCTCCTCGCCGTCGGCGTCACCGTCGCCTCCATCGCCATCGCCGTCCCGCTCGCGTACCTCACCGTCCGGACCGACCTCCCCGGGAAGCGACTGTTCACCGTCCTGCTGTCGATGCCGCTGGTCGTCCCCTCCTACATCGGTGCGTTCGCCTTCGTCTGGCTGTTCGGCCCGGGCGGGTGGGTGAGCGACGTCCTCGGCACCGTCGGCCTCGATTCCCCGTCTATCTACGGGCTGTGGGGGTCCGTCCTCGTGTTGACGCTCTACACCTACCCGTACGTCTTCATCACCACGCGGGCGGCGCTGAAGACGATGGACACCGCGCTGGTCGACGCCGCCAGGACGCTCCGGCACACCCGCTGGGAGGCGTTCAAGCGCGTCACCTTCCCGCAGATTCGACCCGCCATCGCCGCCGGGTCGCTGCTCGTCTCGCTGTACGCGCTCTCGGACTTCGGGACGCCCCAGATAATGCGCTACGACGTGTTCACCCGCGTCATCTACAGCGCGCGGGCGTACGACTTCGACCTCGCGCTGTTGCTGTCGCTCCAGCTGGTCGTCGTCACGCTGTTCATCCTCGCCGTCGAGGCCCGGGTGCGCGGCAGCGGCGTCCGCTCGGAGCATCCGGGGCGCCAGCCGACGCCCGTCCGGCTGGGTCGGTGGACGCTCCCGGCGATGGCGGCCTGCCTGCTCGTCCCCCTCGTCGCGCTCGCCGTCCCGCTCGGCGTCCTCTCGCACTGGCTCACCGCCGGGACGGCCTCCTACAGCCTCACGTTCCAGCCGCGCTACGGGGCCGCCTCGGCCGTCCTCTCGCTGGGGGCGGCCGTGGTGGCGGCGCTCTGTGCGCTCCCGCTCGCGTACGTCGGCGCGCGCCGGCGCGGCCTCCTCGCAGCGGTCATCGAGCGCGCCTCGTACGTCGGCTACGCCGTCCCGGGCGTCGTCATCGGCCTCGCGTTCGTCTTCTTCGGCGCGCGCTACATCGGAGAGGGCTACTCCTCCGTCGCCGTCGCCATCCCGCTGCTCGTGTTCGCCTACGTCGTCCGGTTCCTGCCGCAGGCCGTGGGGTCGACCCGGACCTCCTTCGAGCGCATCAGTCCCACGCTGGGGGAGGCCGCACGGACGCTCGGGGAGAGCCCGGGGGGTGCCTTCCGCCGGGTGACGCTCCCGCTCGTGGCCCCCGGCCTGCTCGGCGGGGCGGCGCTCGTCTTCCTCACGACGATGAAGGAACTCCCGGCGACGCTCCTCTTGCTCCCGGGGTCGCACACCCTCGTGACCTACCTCTGGACCGCGGAGCGGGCGGGTTACTACGGACAGGCGGCGCTCCCGGCGTTCGCGCTGCTGGCCGTGAGCGCCTGCTCGCTGCTCGTCATGCTGAAACTGGAGGGATACGATGTCGAATGA